In the genome of Actinomadura luzonensis, the window CCGTTGATGGAGGCGAGGTCGCCCTGCAGCATCACGACCTTGCCCTTGCCGGACAGCTTCTCGCCGAGGAACTTGCACGCCTTCTCGCCGTACGCCCGGTTGTCGGCGCGCACCACCATGTAGGCGTCGCCCTGCTCGGGACGGGTGTCCACCATGACGACGGGGATCTTCTTGGCGTTGAGCTGCTGGAGGGTGGGCGCGACGGCGGCGGTGTCCTGCGGCGCCAGCACGACGCCCTTGACGCCCTGGCTGACGAAGCTCTGCACGTTGGCGGTGAGCTTGGCGATGTCGTTCTGCGAGTTGGAGGTCTTCAGCTCCAGGCCGCTCTCGGCGCCGAACTGGGGGACGTACTTGATGAAGGAGTTCCAGAAGTCGGTGTCGGAGCGGGGGTAGTCCACCCCGACGACCGGCTTGCCGCCCCCCGAGGCGGCCGTGCCGCCGCCCCCGCCGCCCCCGCAGGCGGTGGCCAGACCGGCCGACAGGGCGACGGCCGTGCCTAAGAGGAGTGCTCGTCTCATGGTCGTTCCTTTCCTGTGCCGCCGGCGGCCGCGCTGGCGGTCCACCGGGGGCCGTGCGGGTAGGCGTACGCGGCGCGGGAGGCCGGACGCATCTCGGCGCCCCCGCCCGGCCGGGCGGGAGGGACGTAGCGGCCGTCCCTGATCACCACCGGGTCGGTGAAGTGCTCGTGCAGGTGGTCGATGTACTCGATGACGCGGTCCTCGGTGGTGCCGCTGACGGCCACGTAGTCGAACATCGACAGGTGCTGGACCATCTCGCACAGGCCGACGCCGCCCGCGTGCGGGCACACCGGCACTCCGAACTTGGCGGCCAGCAGCAGGACGGCGATGTTCTCGTTGACCCCGGCGACCCTGGCCGCGTCGAGCTGCAGGATGTCGATCGCCTCCGCCTGGAGGAACTGCTTGAACATCACCCGGTTGTGCGTGTGCTCGCCGGTGGCGACCTTGATCGGCGCGACCTGCCGGCGGATGGCGGCGTGGCCGAGCACGTCGTCGGGCGAGGTGGGCTCCTCGATCCAGTACAGGTCGAACTCGGCGAGGGGGGCCAGCCACTCGATCGCCTGGCCGACGTTCCATGCCTGGTTGGCGTCCACGGCGATGCGCACCCCTGGGCCGACCGCCTCCCTGGCCAGCCGTACCCGCCGGGCGTCCGCCGCCCGGTCGGCGCCGACCTTCAGCTTGATCTGGCGGAAGCCGTCGGCGACCGCCTCCTTGGCCAGCCGGACCAGCTTGTCGTCGGTGTAGCCGAGCCAGCCCGGAGTGGTGGTGTAGGCCGGGTAGCCCTCGGCCAGCAGCCGTTCGAGGCGTCCGGCGCGGCCCGGCTCGGCGCGGCGCAGCAGGGCCAGCGCCTCACCGGGGGTGAGCGCGTCCTCCAGGTAGCGGAAGTCGACGACGTCGACGATCTCCTCCGGGGGGAGGTCCGACAGCAGCCGCCACAGCGGCTTGCCGGCCCGGCGCGCGCGGAGGTCCCACAGGGCGTTGAGCACGGCGCCCGCCGCCATGTGGATGACGCCCTTCTCCGGGCCGAGCCAGCGGAGCTGGCTGTCGCCGGTCAGCCGGCGCGACACCCCGCCGAGGTCGGCGAGCACCTCGGCGGCCGGCCGCCCGGTGACCAGCGGCGCCAGCGACCGCACGGCGGCGACGGCGAGCTCGTTGCCGCGCCCCACGGTGAAGGCGAGCCCGTGCCCTTCCTGTCCGCCGCTGGTCCGCACGATCACGTACGCGGCGGAGTAGTCCGGCTCGGGGTTCATGGCGTCGGAGCCGTCGAGGTGCCGGGAGGTCGGGAACCGGATGTCGTGGGCCTCGACCGCGGAGATCAGCTCGGTCACGTTGGCCCGCCCTGGCGACGTGTGCGCACGAAGGTGCACCTCCATTGGCTGTTTCCGGGAGGTGAAGAGAACTTCACCACCAGAACATGGGATGTCTTTGTAATCCCCGTCGAGGTGGTGTGTCTAGATGCTGGGCACAAATCCCGAGAATGTGGCGAACCGGCCGTCCATGGAGGAGCAGACAGCCCATG includes:
- a CDS encoding enolase C-terminal domain-like protein → MTELISAVEAHDIRFPTSRHLDGSDAMNPEPDYSAAYVIVRTSGGQEGHGLAFTVGRGNELAVAAVRSLAPLVTGRPAAEVLADLGGVSRRLTGDSQLRWLGPEKGVIHMAAGAVLNALWDLRARRAGKPLWRLLSDLPPEEIVDVVDFRYLEDALTPGEALALLRRAEPGRAGRLERLLAEGYPAYTTTPGWLGYTDDKLVRLAKEAVADGFRQIKLKVGADRAADARRVRLAREAVGPGVRIAVDANQAWNVGQAIEWLAPLAEFDLYWIEEPTSPDDVLGHAAIRRQVAPIKVATGEHTHNRVMFKQFLQAEAIDILQLDAARVAGVNENIAVLLLAAKFGVPVCPHAGGVGLCEMVQHLSMFDYVAVSGTTEDRVIEYIDHLHEHFTDPVVIRDGRYVPPARPGGGAEMRPASRAAYAYPHGPRWTASAAAGGTGKERP